From the Musa acuminata AAA Group cultivar baxijiao chromosome BXJ3-7, Cavendish_Baxijiao_AAA, whole genome shotgun sequence genome, one window contains:
- the LOC135643408 gene encoding choline transporter protein 1-like isoform X2 has product MGGPLGAIIGRHPTAAGGDGDGQIGGGGGGGIIRHNRKCRDLVFLVIFIAFWVAMIVNSSFGFNQGNPLRLTYGLDYKGNVCGNRHAKPDLRELMVRYWLNPNQVYLSGIENSQFNLADARSICLMECPVPSEDGLNWVCDYPEGDIRLSMDDWINRDYDYYEFLTSEMRNSSLQLQGPCYPVIFPSVNVYWSCQFIARASNVSLRHWQQMGGVNIDENIIIDKTIHRAINSPSPVLKRYVADIGKAWPVLIVCGGILPVFLSVIWLLMIRHFVAGMTWITVILFNALVISVTMFYYTKAGWIGNDALSVVIGEHDPYIHISGREINHIRAVAVLMTIVMIIAFLSSLAIIRRILIATSVLKVAAKVIGEVQALIIFPILPYVILAVFYMFWFSAALHLFSSGQILRNDCGGNCCSFDLKSNKINCDNCCGYRIHYTRNIGISILFHLFGCYWATQFIIACSSTVIAGSVASYYWARGEISEIPFLPVFSSMKRLLRYSLGSVALGSLVVSIVEWVRFILEALRRRLRHSDPAPVTCIGKFMSSSSQCCLGCIDWIIKSVNRNAYIMIAITGKGFSKASAIATGLIMNNILRIGKVNVIGDVILYLGKLCVSLFCALFAFLMLDTHKYKSAHNKISSPLFPVLVTWGLGYIVATLFFAVVEMSIDTIILSFCQDAEEHQGTAQYAPPLLMETLDSQGEMQRLTQGS; this is encoded by the exons atGGGCGGCCCGCTAGGGGCGATCATAGGGAGGCACCCGACGGCGGCGGGGGGCGACGGGGATGGCCAgatcggaggcggcggcggcggcggtatcATACGGCACAACAGGAAGTGCAGGGACTTGGTGTTCCTCGTCATCTTCATCGCGTTCTGGGTGGCCATGATCGTCAATTCCAGCTTCGGATTCAACCAAGGCAACCCACTTCG ACTTACGTACGGACTGGACTACAAAGGAAATGTTTGTGGGAACAGACATGCTAAACCTGATCTGCGAGAACTGATGGTTAGATATTGGCTGAATCCCAACCAGGTCTACTTGAGTGGCATCGAGAATAGCCAGTTCAATCTAGCCGATGCAAGGAGCATATGCTTGATGGAATGCCCTGTTCCTTCAGAAGATGGGCTCAACTGGGTCTGTGATTACCCAGAGGGTGACATCCGCCTCTCTATGGATGATTGGATCAACCGAGACTATGATTACTATGAGTTCCTAACATCAGAGATGCGGAATAGTTCTCTTCAGCTCCAAGGTCCATGCTATCCTGTCATATTTCCAAGTGTGAACG TTTACTGGAGCTGTCAGTTCATTGCACGTGCATCAAATGTTTCTTTGAGGCATTGGCAGCAGATGGGTGGTGTAAACATTGATGAGAACATAATAATAGATAAAACTATTCACAGAGCCATCAACTCTCCATCACCCGTCTTGAAG AGGTACGTGGCGGATATTGGGAAGGCATGGCCTGTGTTAATTGTTTGCGGAGGAATTCTCCCCGTCTTTTTGTCTGTTATATGGCTATTGATGATACGCCATTTTGTTGCTGGAATGACTTGGATAACAGTGATTCTCTTCAATGCCCTTGTGATATCTGTTACAATGTTCTACTACACAAAAG CTGGGTGGATTGGTAATGATGCCTTGTCGGTTGTTATTGGTGAACACGACCCTTACATCCACATAAGTGGCCGG GAAATAAATCATATTCGTGCTGTTGCTGTTCTTATGACGATAGTAATGATTATTGCCTTCCTCTCTTCACTCGCAATTATCCGCCGAATACTTATAGCGACATCAGTTTTGAAG gttgcagcaaaagtaataggcGAGGTCCAGGCTCTTATAATTTTCCCGATACTGCCATATGTTATCCTTGCAGTATTCTACATGTTCTGGTTTTCTGCTGCTCTTCATCTTTTCAGCTCTGGTCAGATCCTCAGAAATGATTGTGGTGGAAACTGCTGTTCATTTGACCTAAAGTCCAACAAGATCAATTGTGATAATTGTTGTGGCTATCGTATCCATTACACTCGCAATATTGGAATTTCTATCCTTTTTCACCTTTTTGGATGTTACTGGGCAACGCAGTTTATCATTGCATGCTCATCAACTGTCATTGCTGGATCAGTTGCCTCATACTACTGGGCTCGTGGTGAGATATCG GAGATTCCATTTCTTCCTGTATTTTCTTCCATGAAGCGGCTCTTGCGATACAGTCTAGGATCTGTGGCTCTTGGTtcccttgttgtatcaattgttgAATGGGTGAGATTTATACTTGAGGCCCTACGGCGCAGGTTAAGACACAGTGATCCTGCTCCAGTAACCTGCATTGGAAAGTTCATGTCCTCTTCTTCTCAATGCTGCTTAGGATGCATTGATTGGATCATCAAGTCCGTGAATCGTAATGCATATATTATG ATTGCCATCACAGGAAAAGGATTTAGCAAAGCTTCTGCTATTGCTACTGGGTTGATTATGAATAATATATTGCGCATAGGAAAGGTCAATGTCATTGGAGATGTGATTCTCTACCTTGGGAAGCTATGTGTGAGCCTGTTTTGTGCATTATTTGCATTCCTCATGTTGGACACCCACAAATACAAATCTGCTCATAACAAGATATCATCCCCTTTGTTCCCTGTTTTG GTAACTTGGGGGCTTGGTTACATAGTTGCAACCCTTTTTTTTGCAGTCGTTGAGATGTCGATCGATACTATCATCCTCTCCTTCTGCCAAGACGCAGAGGAGCATCAAGGGACTGCACAATATGCACCTCCCCTGCTAATGGAAACACTAGATAGCCAAGGAGAGATGCAGCGACTAACACAAGGCTCTTAA
- the LOC135643408 gene encoding choline transporter protein 1-like isoform X1, translating to MGGPLGAIIGRHPTAAGGDGDGQIGGGGGGGIIRHNRKCRDLVFLVIFIAFWVAMIVNSSFGFNQGNPLRLTYGLDYKGNVCGNRHAKPDLRELMVRYWLNPNQVYLSGIENSQFNLADARSICLMECPVPSEDGLNWVCDYPEGDIRLSMDDWINRDYDYYEFLTSEMRNSSLQLQGPCYPVIFPSVNVYWSCQFIARASNVSLRHWQQMGGVNIDENIIIDKTIHRAINSPSPVLKRYVADIGKAWPVLIVCGGILPVFLSVIWLLMIRHFVAGMTWITVILFNALVISVTMFYYTKAGWIGNDALSVVIGEHDPYIHISGREINHIRAVAVLMTIVMIIAFLSSLAIIRRILIATSVLKVAAKVIGEVQALIIFPILPYVILAVFYMFWFSAALHLFSSGQILRNDCGGNCCSFDLKSNKINCDNCCGYRIHYTRNIGISILFHLFGCYWATQFIIACSSTVIAGSVASYYWARGEISQEIPFLPVFSSMKRLLRYSLGSVALGSLVVSIVEWVRFILEALRRRLRHSDPAPVTCIGKFMSSSSQCCLGCIDWIIKSVNRNAYIMIAITGKGFSKASAIATGLIMNNILRIGKVNVIGDVILYLGKLCVSLFCALFAFLMLDTHKYKSAHNKISSPLFPVLVTWGLGYIVATLFFAVVEMSIDTIILSFCQDAEEHQGTAQYAPPLLMETLDSQGEMQRLTQGS from the exons atGGGCGGCCCGCTAGGGGCGATCATAGGGAGGCACCCGACGGCGGCGGGGGGCGACGGGGATGGCCAgatcggaggcggcggcggcggcggtatcATACGGCACAACAGGAAGTGCAGGGACTTGGTGTTCCTCGTCATCTTCATCGCGTTCTGGGTGGCCATGATCGTCAATTCCAGCTTCGGATTCAACCAAGGCAACCCACTTCG ACTTACGTACGGACTGGACTACAAAGGAAATGTTTGTGGGAACAGACATGCTAAACCTGATCTGCGAGAACTGATGGTTAGATATTGGCTGAATCCCAACCAGGTCTACTTGAGTGGCATCGAGAATAGCCAGTTCAATCTAGCCGATGCAAGGAGCATATGCTTGATGGAATGCCCTGTTCCTTCAGAAGATGGGCTCAACTGGGTCTGTGATTACCCAGAGGGTGACATCCGCCTCTCTATGGATGATTGGATCAACCGAGACTATGATTACTATGAGTTCCTAACATCAGAGATGCGGAATAGTTCTCTTCAGCTCCAAGGTCCATGCTATCCTGTCATATTTCCAAGTGTGAACG TTTACTGGAGCTGTCAGTTCATTGCACGTGCATCAAATGTTTCTTTGAGGCATTGGCAGCAGATGGGTGGTGTAAACATTGATGAGAACATAATAATAGATAAAACTATTCACAGAGCCATCAACTCTCCATCACCCGTCTTGAAG AGGTACGTGGCGGATATTGGGAAGGCATGGCCTGTGTTAATTGTTTGCGGAGGAATTCTCCCCGTCTTTTTGTCTGTTATATGGCTATTGATGATACGCCATTTTGTTGCTGGAATGACTTGGATAACAGTGATTCTCTTCAATGCCCTTGTGATATCTGTTACAATGTTCTACTACACAAAAG CTGGGTGGATTGGTAATGATGCCTTGTCGGTTGTTATTGGTGAACACGACCCTTACATCCACATAAGTGGCCGG GAAATAAATCATATTCGTGCTGTTGCTGTTCTTATGACGATAGTAATGATTATTGCCTTCCTCTCTTCACTCGCAATTATCCGCCGAATACTTATAGCGACATCAGTTTTGAAG gttgcagcaaaagtaataggcGAGGTCCAGGCTCTTATAATTTTCCCGATACTGCCATATGTTATCCTTGCAGTATTCTACATGTTCTGGTTTTCTGCTGCTCTTCATCTTTTCAGCTCTGGTCAGATCCTCAGAAATGATTGTGGTGGAAACTGCTGTTCATTTGACCTAAAGTCCAACAAGATCAATTGTGATAATTGTTGTGGCTATCGTATCCATTACACTCGCAATATTGGAATTTCTATCCTTTTTCACCTTTTTGGATGTTACTGGGCAACGCAGTTTATCATTGCATGCTCATCAACTGTCATTGCTGGATCAGTTGCCTCATACTACTGGGCTCGTGGTGAGATATCG CAGGAGATTCCATTTCTTCCTGTATTTTCTTCCATGAAGCGGCTCTTGCGATACAGTCTAGGATCTGTGGCTCTTGGTtcccttgttgtatcaattgttgAATGGGTGAGATTTATACTTGAGGCCCTACGGCGCAGGTTAAGACACAGTGATCCTGCTCCAGTAACCTGCATTGGAAAGTTCATGTCCTCTTCTTCTCAATGCTGCTTAGGATGCATTGATTGGATCATCAAGTCCGTGAATCGTAATGCATATATTATG ATTGCCATCACAGGAAAAGGATTTAGCAAAGCTTCTGCTATTGCTACTGGGTTGATTATGAATAATATATTGCGCATAGGAAAGGTCAATGTCATTGGAGATGTGATTCTCTACCTTGGGAAGCTATGTGTGAGCCTGTTTTGTGCATTATTTGCATTCCTCATGTTGGACACCCACAAATACAAATCTGCTCATAACAAGATATCATCCCCTTTGTTCCCTGTTTTG GTAACTTGGGGGCTTGGTTACATAGTTGCAACCCTTTTTTTTGCAGTCGTTGAGATGTCGATCGATACTATCATCCTCTCCTTCTGCCAAGACGCAGAGGAGCATCAAGGGACTGCACAATATGCACCTCCCCTGCTAATGGAAACACTAGATAGCCAAGGAGAGATGCAGCGACTAACACAAGGCTCTTAA